In Corylus avellana chromosome ca2, CavTom2PMs-1.0, the following proteins share a genomic window:
- the LOC132169523 gene encoding putative disease resistance RPP13-like protein 3: MADSVVNVLLQQLPQLIEGAFFPSGVEDEVKSFQRELERINIFLENSDGKRNEHENVKALIRQITEVAYEAEDVIDTFIVKVAEQRKRNIAGKIIYGIGHAIMLHIVAKKIEGLNKEINKIYDNIEKYGIESAETSVDATAKKAFYRRRRQVEEDDVVGFLHDSDTLMKQLTHTSENSKLDVISIIGMGGLGKTTLAKKIYNNDHIKSHFYCRTWVYVSQDFKTRELLLEILKSHMSISDELTRKLEGMSEDQAKEYLVEKLLTYLQGKRYLIVMDDIWEIQVWNEVKDAFPDNFNGSRILITSRINEVALHASLTPPYFLQFLNKDESWELFLKKVFRGGECPLELNTLGRQIAEGCRGLPLSIVVLGGLLANKEKTHRTWSRVIADVNWYLTECKEILALSYTHLPRRLKPCFLYFGSFPEDFEIPVKELIQLWIAEGFIQHTGRRNIEDVAEDYLEELIDLNLIQVAAKSFDGGAKQCLIHDLLRDLCITKSAEEKFLYVPRNDHCSSWNTFRRLSIQGSIFHQFISSNTSGASNARSFLSFGSGPMFNDIQLKWVHRNLKMLRVLHFALHVRAIPEEIGTLIHLRYLKIKYSHIVGDIPASIGNLTNLETFHLYCESSMLLPNSIVKQPRLWNLCGVVSFSNHWDTAMWNLQDLSLMSLHSQIVRLIFGGMIPNLRKLRLNVKTMDQDAIRFFASLHRLSHLQTLKFSCSVQDIIILPNSFPETITKISFDGVRLDEGGMQVLGKLPKLGILKLQNCLSFRGLHIPACSFPELRFLKLHEEIIKEWKQDEGAMPSLWHLVMTRCFKLTMLPSELRSLTALQEVKVLHCNIKLAKMFQELQKEVGFKLHIDPTLVAAFYVDLGERRWG; this comes from the coding sequence ATGGCCGACAGTGTTGTTAATGTTCTCCTACAGCAACTGCCCCAACTCATAGAAGGAGCATTTTTCCCTTCTGGAGTGGAAGATGAAGTCAAGTCATTTCAAAGGGAGCTCGAGAGGATAAATATCTTTCTAGAGAACTCCGATGGGAAACGGAACGAGCATGAAAATGTGAAGGCGTTAATCAGGCAAATCACTGAAGTTGCTTATGAGGCCGAGGATGTTATTGACACATTCATCGTCAAAGTCGCAGAACAGAGGAAGAGGAATATTGCAGGAAAGATAATATATGGCATTGGGCACGCAATAATGCTTCACATTGTTGCAAAAAAGATAGAAGGCCTCAACAAAGAGATCAACAAAATCTACGACAATATAGAAAAGTACGGCATTGAAAGTGCTGAAACAAGTGTAGATGCAACAGCAAAGAAGGCATTCTACAGACGTAGGAGACAAGTCGAGGAAGATGACGTGGTGGGCTTCCTTCACGACTCTGATACATTGATGAAACAGCTTACTCATACATCAGAGAATTCAAAACTTGATGTCATTTCAATCATCGGCATGGGTGGGCTTGGAAAGACCACCCttgctaaaaaaatttacaataatgATCACATCAAGAGTCACTTTTATTGCCGCACATGGGTGTATGTATCTCAAGATTTCAAAACCAGAGAGTTACTgcttgaaattttaaagtctcATATGTCAATATCAGATGAGTTGACAAGGAAACTCGAAGGAATGAGTGAGGATCAAGCAAAAGAGTACCTAGTAGAGAAGTTGCTCACATACTTACAAGGGAAGAGGTACCTAATTGTCATGGATGACATCTGGGAAATCCAAGTCTGGAATGAGGTAAAAGATGCTTTTCCTGATAACTTCAATGGAAGCAGAATATTAATCACCAGTCGCATAAATGAAGTGGCCTTACATGCAAGCCTTACTCCTCCAtactttcttcaatttcttaaCAAAGATGAAAGTTGGgaactttttcttaaaaaggtATTCCGAGGAGGAGAATGTCCTCTTGAGTTAAATACTTTGGGGAGACAAATAGCAGAAGGTTGTCGCGGCTTGCCACTTTCAATTGTGGTATTAGGAGGGCTTTTGGCTAACAAAGAGAAGACGCATCGAACATGGTCGAGGGTTATTGCCGATGTAAATTGGTACCTTACTGAATGCAAAGAGATTTTGGCCTTAAGCTACACCCACTTGCCACGGCGCTTGAAACcatgttttttgtattttggttcATTTCCCGAAGACTTTGAAATCCCTGTAAAGGAATTAATCCAATTATGGATAGCTGAGGGATTCATACAACACACTGGTAGAAGAAACATCGAGGATGTTGCTGAGGACTACTTGGAGGAGCTCATTGATCTGAACTTGATCCAAGTGGCTGCCAAGAGTTTTGATGGAGGGGCCAAGCAATGTCTTATTCATGATCTTCTGCGAGACTTATGCATAACCAAGAGCGCGGAAGAGAAGTTTCTTTATGTACCTAGAAATGACCACTGTTCATCATGGAACACCTTTCGTAGACTGTCCATCCAAGGTAGCATTTTTCATCAATTCATTTCTTCAAACACCTCTGGCGCTTCGAATGCTCgttcttttttgtcatttgggaGTGGACCCATGTTTAATGATATTCAACTGAAGTGGGTCCACAGAAATTTGAAAATGCTTCGGGTGCTTCATTTTGCACTACATGTCAGAGCCATTCCTGAAGAGATAGGAACATTGATTCATTTGAGGTACTTGAAGATAAAATATTCGCATATAGTGGGAGATATTCCGGCTTCCATTGGCAACCTTACGAATCTAGAAACATTTCACTTATATTGTGAATCTTCAATGCTTTTGCCAAACTCAATAGTGAAGCAGCCGCGTTTATGGAATTTGTGTGGGGTGGTGAGTTTTTCTAACCACTGGGACACAGCTATGTGGAACCTTCAAGACCTTTCATTAATGTCATTGCACTCACAAATTGTGCGTCTCATTTTTGGGGGCATGATTCCTAATCTAAGGAAATTAAGGCTAAATGTAAAAACAATGGATCAGGATGCAATACGTTTTTTTGCAAGCCTCCATCGTTTAAGTCATCTCCAAACATTGAaattttcttgtagtgttcaagacATTATTATTCTTCCTAATTCATTTCCGGAGACAATCACCAAGATAAGCTTCGATGGAGTGAGGTTAGATGAAGGTGGCATGCAAGTGCTGGGAAAACTTCCCAAACTTGGGATACTGAAACTACAAAATTGCCTTTCTTTTAGAGGCCTTCACATCCCTGCATGTTCGTTTCCCGAACTCCGATTCCTAAAATTGCATgaagaaataattaaagaatGGAAACAGGACGAAGGTGCAATGCCAAGCCTATGGCATTTGGTTATGACTCGTTGCTTCAAGTTGACCATGCTCCCTTCGGAACTAAGGAGTTTGACTGCCTTGCAAGAGGTGAAGGTGTTACATTGCAACATAAAATTGGCAAAAATGTTTCAGGAATTGCAGAAGGAGGTTGGATTTAAACTACACATCGATCCTACTCTAGTTGCTGCCTTTTATGTAGACCTCGGAGAACGGAGATGGGGGTAA